A segment of the Streptomyces sp. P9-A2 genome:
GTCCCATGTCCCCAGTCCCTGGTCGGTCCCCGGTCAGGCCCGGTTCTGTACGTGCTGATAGCCGAAGCGGCCCTTGATGCACAGGTTGCCGTGGGTCACCGGATTGTCGTGCGGCGAGGTGACCTTCACGATCTCATTGTCCTGCACGTGCAGGGTGAGGTTGCAGCCCACACCGCAGTACGCGCACACCGTCGTCGTCTCCGTCTGCGCCGACTCGTCCCAGGTACCCGCCGCCCGCATGTCGAACTCCGACTTGAACGACAGCGCGCCCGTCGGGCACACCTCGACGCAGTTCCCGCAGTACACGCACGCCGATTCGGTCAGCGGACCGTCGTGCTCGACCGCGATGCGGGCGTCGAAACCGCGGCCCGCGACCGAGATCGCGAAGGAGTTCTGCCACTGGTCGCCACAGGCGTCCACGCACTTGTAGCAGAGGATGCACTTGCCGTAGTCGCGCACGTACAGGTCGTTGTCGACCCTCGGCTCCTCGTCGAGGCGGGCCGCGTCCGGGCCGAAACGGTCCGGCTTCGCCTCGTACTCCTTGATCCACTCGGCGGCCCGCGGGGTCGTCGACAGGTCGACGGAGGACGCGAGCAGTTCCAGGACCATCTTGCGGCTGTGCCGGACCCGCTCGGTGCCGGTGCGCACCTCCATGCCCGGCTCCGCCTCGCGCGAGCAGGCCGGGACCAGGGTGCGAGCCCCCTCGACCTCCACCACGCACACGCGGCACGCGTTCTTCGGTGCCAGGGTGTCGCCCTCGCACAGGGTCGGCACGTCCTTCCCGGCCGCCCGGCAGGCGTCCAGGACCGTCGCCCCCTCGGGCGCCCGGACCGGCTCGCCGTCGAGGGTGAACTCCAGCAGGCGGCGGGGAATCCCCAGCGGTGTCACGGTCATTCGTAGGCCCCCAGACGGTCGATGGCGGATTCCACGGCGTTCCACGCGGTCTGGCCCAGACCGCAGATCGAGGCGTCCCGCATCGCGCTGCCCACCTCGCGCAGCAGGGCGATGTCACCGGCGGCGTCGGCCCCGGTGCGCTCCACGATCCGGGCGAGCGCCTCCTCCTGGCGCACGGTCCCCACCCGGCACGGCACGCACTGCCCGCACGACTCGTCCCGGAAGAACCGGGCGA
Coding sequences within it:
- a CDS encoding 2Fe-2S iron-sulfur cluster-binding protein — translated: MTVTPLGIPRRLLEFTLDGEPVRAPEGATVLDACRAAGKDVPTLCEGDTLAPKNACRVCVVEVEGARTLVPACSREAEPGMEVRTGTERVRHSRKMVLELLASSVDLSTTPRAAEWIKEYEAKPDRFGPDAARLDEEPRVDNDLYVRDYGKCILCYKCVDACGDQWQNSFAISVAGRGFDARIAVEHDGPLTESACVYCGNCVEVCPTGALSFKSEFDMRAAGTWDESAQTETTTVCAYCGVGCNLTLHVQDNEIVKVTSPHDNPVTHGNLCIKGRFGYQHVQNRA